A genome region from Chryseobacterium sp. G0186 includes the following:
- the tnpA gene encoding IS200/IS605 family transposase, with product MSFTKIYIHLVFSTKNRIPYLNTFDLRIKVWKHIKEYATEKEIFLDMINGYSDHCHCLISLGSNQNIEKVVQLLKGESSYWINKNRLTKDKFSWQDEYFAVSVSESKLDSVRSYIKNQEKHHQKKSFMDEYQEFIEKYNFKI from the coding sequence ATGTCCTTTACCAAAATTTATATTCATCTTGTTTTCTCTACAAAGAACAGAATTCCTTACCTTAATACATTTGACCTGAGAATAAAGGTATGGAAGCACATTAAGGAATATGCCACAGAAAAAGAAATATTTCTGGATATGATCAATGGATATTCGGATCATTGCCACTGTCTTATTTCTCTCGGATCTAATCAAAATATAGAAAAAGTTGTACAATTATTAAAAGGAGAATCATCATATTGGATCAATAAAAACCGACTTACAAAAGATAAATTTTCTTGGCAGGATGAATACTTTGCTGTTTCTGTTTCCGAATCAAAATTGGATTCTGTTAGAAGTTATATTAAAAATCAGGAGAAACATCATCAGAAAAAAAGTTTTATGGATGAATACCAAGAATTTATTGAAAAATATAATTTTAAAATCTAG
- a CDS encoding GNAT family N-acetyltransferase yields the protein MKNTRKATLADLPQLAELFDQYRIFYHKESDIPAAASFLKERLENKDSEIFVAEENGQLTGFVQLYPIFSSTRMQRYWLLNDLYVNEKHRGKRYSKELIEESKELCRSSKACGILLETGKVNDIGNQLYPACGFELYDSVNFYEWSNS from the coding sequence ATGAAAAATACCAGAAAAGCCACCCTAGCTGATCTGCCTCAACTTGCAGAATTATTTGACCAATACAGAATATTTTATCATAAAGAATCTGATATTCCCGCAGCAGCAAGTTTTCTCAAAGAAAGACTTGAAAATAAGGATTCTGAAATTTTTGTGGCAGAAGAAAATGGTCAATTAACAGGTTTCGTACAATTATATCCTATATTTTCATCTACGAGAATGCAACGCTACTGGCTGTTGAATGACCTCTACGTGAATGAAAAACATAGAGGAAAAAGGTATTCTAAAGAATTAATTGAAGAATCCAAAGAACTCTGCCGTTCATCTAAAGCATGCGGCATTCTTTTAGAAACAGGAAAAGTCAATGACATCGGAAATCAGCTTTATCCAGCCTGTGGCTTTGAACTGTATGATTCTGTGAATTTCTACGAGTGGAGTAATTCTTAG
- a CDS encoding DinB family protein produces MTDFQKYIQRYLDLIPSEDWLAELTKSEVKTVGIFSNLTEEQSKFAYADGKWTLKGVLLHLSDTERVFQYRILAIARGEKNNLPGFDENEYAAKSFAEERSLESLLEEYKLVRKSSQILLETMNLTALQYIGTANGHEISVETIGKLIIGHNYHHLNIMEERYLSKLGWM; encoded by the coding sequence ATGACAGATTTTCAAAAATATATCCAAAGATATTTAGACCTTATTCCATCGGAAGATTGGTTAGCAGAATTAACAAAATCAGAAGTGAAAACGGTAGGAATTTTCTCCAACCTCACTGAAGAGCAGTCTAAATTTGCCTATGCAGACGGTAAATGGACATTGAAGGGCGTATTATTACATTTATCTGATACGGAAAGGGTTTTTCAATACAGAATATTAGCCATTGCCAGAGGTGAGAAAAACAATCTTCCGGGATTTGATGAAAATGAGTATGCAGCCAAGTCTTTCGCAGAGGAAAGATCCCTCGAATCATTATTGGAGGAATATAAACTGGTAAGGAAATCTTCGCAAATTCTACTGGAAACCATGAATCTTACTGCTTTACAATATATAGGTACAGCCAATGGTCATGAGATTTCTGTGGAAACCATTGGAAAACTGATCATTGGGCATAATTATCATCACCTGAATATCATGGAGGAAAGGTATTTATCCAAATTGGGGTGGATGTAA